In Granulicella mallensis MP5ACTX8, the sequence ATAATAACCACGACGCAGCCCGGTCTCCTGAAACCCCAGGCGACCGTACAAAGCACGCGCCACCGCATTCGCCGACCGCACTTCGAGCAGAATCTGCCGCGCACCTGCTTCGCGGGCCCAGGCCATCACCGACTCGGACAGGGCCCTGCCCACTCCAAGCCTGCGCCGCTGCGGATCAACAGCAATGCTTTCCAACTCGGCTTGATCGGCAACGACGGTTGCGACCGCAAATCCTGCAAGCTGGCCATGATCGACCGCGACAAACAGCGCTCGCTGCAGCGTTGACCCTGCTGGCTCCTGCAAAAGGATGTCGCGATAAACCGATGCATCCCAATGCGGGGCCTCTGGCACAGAGCGCTCAAGACGCAGCACTTCGGCGAGGTCATCAGTCGTTGCGCGACGAATTTCGAGTGATTTCGAGGGTAGATCCATAGTGTCTCAGTAGAGGTAGTGGCTGTTGCTTTTCTTTCTGTCATCCCCGCAGGGGATCTGCTGGTTAAGGATTTATGTGCGAGCATAATGCATCCCCGTACAAGCAGCAGATTCCCTACGGGAATGACAGAAAGAAAGGCAACAGCGTTGAAATCAAGTCGAAATTAAACAGGTCCAGCCTTGGCCAGAGCCCCAGGCACCTTCGCATAGATATCGAGCTCTCCGCGAACATAGTTCGCATCCGTCGTCGCGACATCACTGCCGCCCTCCTGCAAGACTCGGAGCATAACCGGCAGGGCCTGTCCAACACTCAGAAGATGAAGCTCAGGGCTTAGGCTTGCGAGAACCTCAACCAACTTCGGCTCGGCGATCACGACACGATTGCCCTCCGCCCGGGCCAGCAGGTCCTCACGCCTGCAAAGTGCATCCTGGGCCTTCTCGCTCTGCCGCACGAAACGGACATAGTATTCGCCGCGTCCAGCATCGAGCACGACACAGCCCTCTTCAAGCGCTGTGGCCTCCACCAGTACAGCCAATCGCGATACCGCCGCCAACGGCAGATTGGCGGCCTCGCATAATCCCTTCGCCGCAGCGAGTCCTACCCGCACGCCGGTAAACGACCCCGGCCCAGCGACGACTCCAATGCCATCAAGACCGGCCAAAGTCCATCCCTTTTCTTTCAGGAGACGCGACACAGCGGGCAACAGAGCAGACGACGATCCGCGCTCCGGCAATGTCTCGCTGGCGGCAATCGTCTCGCCCTCACTCACCGCGACACCACCCACATCGCCGCAGGTATCGATCAACAGCAGTCTCACAGATCCTCCACATTGCTATCCGCTCCGAGCATACCGCTAAACAGCTCGCCGTTCTCAGCGGGATACCAGACACGTTCGCCCTCCACCTGAGCAAAACGAGTGAGTTCGTGCGGCTTGCGTGAGCTCACGCCCTCGGGCGTTACGAAGATATGCTCAGCAACAACACCACGAGCAAGCATCGCGTCCGCAATCAGTGAGCGATGGCATTGCCACGGAACGGCCTCCGCACACATCACGGCCAGCGGCTTATCCTGCGCGAGCAGCCAGTCGATCTCGCGCCGGAACTCGGCAGTCTGCATGTGGTCCGCATAGCCGCGAAAGCTGTTCACGCGCCAGCCCGTATTGATGCTGTCTTTACGTGCCTCCCGCCATCCACCCAGGCCCTTGCGCCACACCGGTTCAATCCCGGCCTCGCGCAACGACGCAAACAGCGCCTCCTGCCCGAACTGCGGATGCCTCCGCGATCCAGGACGGCTCCGCACATCGACCAGCAGTTCAACACCGCTATCCCGAAGCGCTCGCAGGAACGCTTCGATGCTCAGCGTGGAATGGCCAATTGTCATCATGCAGAGCTCTCCTTCAAAAGCAGAAGGCGATCTACAACCGGGTGCCCCATCCTCGACGCGCGGCTTTTTGCGCGGCAGGGTGGGGTATAGACGCTAAGCGAATCCCACAGATCTTCGATGCGCGCTCTGCGTCGGGGGTATCGTTTGCGGTAGCAAACGACCGTACTCCTCTATCCGGCCACGATCGCCACTACAAGCTCAAAGCGGTCGTGCATTCGCACGATACCCCTGACGCAGAGCGCGATGCTAATGTTTGTGCCTCGCTTAGCGTCCATACCCCACCCTGCCGCGCATAAAGCCGCGCGTCGAGGATGGGGCACCCGTTTCGAGTTTCACGTCACTTCTTACTGCGCCGCGGCCAGTACCTCTTCGCGCACTTCCTCGTTCTGTACCGCTTCCTTCACCGACTTCGGCAAAGCCACAGCCAGAACATCTTCGATGCGCGAGGCGTAGTGGATCGTCACGCCCTCGACCTGGTCTGCCGTGAGGTCCTCTTCCACATTGGACTTCACGTCGATCGGCAGAATCACATCGCGAACACCTGCCCGCTTGGCCGCAAGGAACTTCTCCTTGATGCCGCCGACCGGCAATACATTGCCGCTCAACGTAATCTCACCGGTCATCGCCAGCAGCGGACGCACAGGCTTGTCCGTCAGCAGAGACACCAGCGCCGTCGCCATCGTGACGCCCGCACTCGGGCCGTCCTTCGGGATCGCTCCCGCCGGTACGTGGATGTGCAGATCGATGTCCTTCAGCACATCCTCATCCAGCCCCAGAGAAGTCGCGTTCGACCGCACCCACGTCAGCGCCGCCTGCATCGACTCCTTCATCACGTCGCCGATCTGGCCCGTAATGCTGAAGCCGCCCTTGCCCTTCATCTTGTTGGCTTCGATAAAGAGCACGTCGCCCCCAGCCGGTGTCCAGGCCAGCCCCACAGCCACGCCAGCGCGCTTGGTGCGTTCGGCGATCTCCGTGTCCACACGAACCTTGATGCCGCCCAGGAACTCATGGATGATCTCCGGCGTAATCACCAGCTTCTCGGTGCGCCCTTCTGCTACCTTACGAGCCAGCTTGCGGCAGACCGTTCCGATCAACTGTTCCAGCCGGCGAACACCTGCCTCACGCGTGTAGTGCCGCGCGATCAGCGCAACGCTCTCCGTCGGGAACTCGATCAGGTCTACGGAAATTCCGTTCTCCTTGATTTGGCGAGGAATGAGGTACTTCTCCGCGATGTTGACCTTCTCCTCTTCCGTATAACCGGTCAGTTCGATGATCTCCATACGGTCCAGCAACGGCGCCGGAATCGGGTCGAGCTGGTTCGCCGTGCAGATGAACAGCACCTTGCTCAGGTCGAACGGCTGGTCGAGATAGTTGTCGCGGAACGTGTTGTTCTGTTCCGGATCAAGCGTCTCCAGCAGCGCACTTGACGGGTCTCCGCGGAAGTCGCGGCCCAGCTTGTCGATCTCGTCCAGCATGAAGACCGGGTCGTTTACCTCGACGCGCTTCAGGTGCTGAATGATCTGCCCCGGCAGAGCGCCGATGTACGTGCGCCGATGCCCGCGGATCTCCGCCTCGTCATGCATGCCGCCCAGCGAGATGCGCGAGAACTTGCGTCCCAGGGCACGAGCGATCGAGCGTCCCAGCGAGGTCTTACCCACGCCCGGAGGTCCGACGAAGCACAGGATTGGCCCCTTCATGTCCGGCTTCAGACGACGCACGCTCAGGTAGTCCAGAATGCGGTCCTTCACCTTCCGCAGCCCGTAGTGGTCCTCATCGAGCACACTCTGCGCATGAACGATGTCCACCTCACCGGCCGACCCCTTCGACCACGGCAGCACGGCGAGCCATTCGACATAGTTCCGCGTGAGCGAGTAGTCCGCCGCCGCAGGATTCATCCGGCCCAACCGGCCGAGTTCCTTGAGCGCGTCCTTCTTCACGTCCTCGGGCATGCCCGCCGCTTCGATCTTCTCTTTCAGGTCGGCGATGTCCTTCTGCGTATCGTCCTGGTCGCCGAGCTCCTTCTGGATCGCCTTCATCTGCTCGCGCAGATAGTAGTCCCGCTGCGACTGCTGAACGGAGTCCTGCACCTCGGTCTGGATCTTGTTGCGAAGCTGCTGCACCTCGATCTCTTTGGCCAGGTGGCTGTTGATCTTCTCCAGACGCGTCTTCACATCCTGCGTCTCGAGCAGCTCCTGCTTGTCCGTGGTCGAGAGGAACGGCAGGCTCGACGCGATAAAGTCCGACAACCGGCTCGAATCCTCGATATTGATAGCGATGGTCTGCAGATCGTCCGACAGGGTCGAGGAGGAGGTCACAATCTCCTGGAACTGGCCGACCACGTTCCGCTGCATGGCCTCGGCCTCCGGGGAGGTCTCCGGCTCTACCTCGGGCAGAACTTCGCACTCCGCCATCAGAAACGGCTGAGTCTGGGTGTAGTTTCCAATCTTTACGCGCTCCGTGCCTTCGGTGAAGACAAAAAGGCTCTGGTTCGGCATCTTCACGACTTTATGAACGGTCGCCCGGGTGCCGATGACATGCAAATCTCCTCCATCCGGCTGGTCCTGACGGGCATCCTTCTGGGCCACCACGAGGATCGTCTTCTCCTCGCCCAGGGACTGGATCAATTGGATGGAACTCTCACGCCCTACGGTCAAAGGCAGGACGGCATGGGGGAACAAAACGGTGTCCCGAACAGGCAAAACGGGGTAAGAGCGGCCCTTGTCCTCTCCACTTCTGACCTCGGACGGTTTGATCACACTAACAAATTCGCTTGGCATCTTGAGTGTTCCTCTATCAACTTTCATGAATAGGATGCACTATTATCCTTGTCGGTCGCAAATCTGCGTCCAAATTTCTCTTCGGACCCGGCGGCTCTACCTCATGAGACGTAATCTGGGAGGGTTCCCAGCGTCTTTCTGTCTTATAAAACGCTGGCGAGCAGCAAACGGTTCATCCGGAAACCACGCGTGACAAAGAATTGACATCGAGCAGGTTTCGTTAACGCCAAAACTCACGCTTGTCTCCCCCTCTCTGCACCTTCTCCCTAAATACTGGACACAGAATTCCCGGCATTTGGGTCTCTCCGATTGCAACCCGCCTCCATTCCCGTTACCCTTAACCTCACCGCGGGAGTGGTGAAATGGCAGACACGCAGGTCTTAGAAGCCTGTGCTTCGGCGTGGGGGTTCGAGTCCCCCCTCCCGCACCAATGAATTCGACTTCAGGATGACGATGAGCCAGACCATTACCCAGCCCGACAACACCAAGATCACCCTGAACAAGTCCGCCGATTACCGTGACTCCTACGCCAACAGCGTTCAGGTCCGCCTCTCCGTCTGGGATTTCTTTCTGGTCTTCGGCACGCTCGAGCAGCAGTCTGCCGAACAGGTGAACATCGATAACTTTCAGGGCATTTATCTTAGCCCCCAACAGGCCAAGGCGCTGAACAATCTATTGAGCCACAACCTCGCGCAGTACGAGCAGACCTTCGGCACCATCTCGCTGGAGAGCTCGCAGCAGCCGGGCGCACCGCGTTTCGTCCCGGGCAACGGCCCCGTCCACTAAAACAGTGGAGTCTCTTCCGCAAGCTCTTCGCAGAAGCACGGCGCGGCTGGCTTCCCTGCCCGGCCCCGTGCTCTTCGCGATCTTTTTTGCCGCCATCGCCCTGGGACACCTTACCCTGCTGCAACTACCCTACTTCTGGGATGAGGGCGGCTACTACATTCCAGCCGCGCTCGATTTCTTCCATCGCTTCACCCTGATCCCCGAATTCACCAACGCCCATCCGCCACTGCCGAACATCGTCCTCGGCACGCTCTGGCATGTCACCGGGTATCACATCCTCGCGACGCGGCTCATGATCTGCACCTTTGCCGCAGCGGCCATGCTCGCTATATTCCGCATGACGCAATCCCTGCTGGGCCCCAGCGCAGCCGTCGCTGCAACGTTTCTCACGGCGATCTATCCCATCTGGTTCGCGCAGAGTACGCTGGCACACGCCGACATCTTCGCCGCTGCATTCACTCTCTGGGCCTTCGCTCTGTACTTCGCGACCGACGCAAATGAAAAGAGCAGACAGCTCTGGATCGCCGTACTGTTTTCCCTCGCGGCGCTCTCGAAAGAGACCGCTATCGTCGAGCCGGCAGCCCTCGCCGCGATGCATCTGGTGCTGCTGATTCGCGACCGGCGCTCTGCCCTCGCGCGACGCCTCCATGCATCCTGGCTCGTCACACTCTCCCTGCCGCTTCTGCCTTTGATCGCGTGGTATGCCTATCATCATCACCGCACCGGCTTTACCTTCGGCAACCCCGAGTACCTGCGCTACAACGCCACGGCAAACCTCAGCGCGGCGCATATCTTTCTCTCTCTGTACTATCGGTTCCTGCATCTGGCCTGGCAGCGCAATC encodes:
- a CDS encoding ArnT family glycosyltransferase, whose amino-acid sequence is MESLPQALRRSTARLASLPGPVLFAIFFAAIALGHLTLLQLPYFWDEGGYYIPAALDFFHRFTLIPEFTNAHPPLPNIVLGTLWHVTGYHILATRLMICTFAAAAMLAIFRMTQSLLGPSAAVAATFLTAIYPIWFAQSTLAHADIFAAAFTLWAFALYFATDANEKSRQLWIAVLFSLAALSKETAIVEPAALAAMHLVLLIRDRRSALARRLHASWLVTLSLPLLPLIAWYAYHHHRTGFTFGNPEYLRYNATANLSAAHIFLSLYYRFLHLAWQRNLWVALVIAIACLLLPLPSENKPRSLSTTTLRTIAVLVAANWLAFSVLGGALLTRYLLPVYPLILLVCVATWRARTSHWPWLAALTGMSFLTALWISPPTSYAPEDSLTYRDMIVVHQEGIAYIDQHFPDARVLTAWPAAAELVRPDLGYTNRSIRVTPIENFTTAEVLKARQEPGLFDTALVVTTRYTTPELRRYLLQHPDTRRGREFADQRDLSPDEVAAILGGQIVWKDTRDGEWAAVLRFPRSYEALLQPMP
- a CDS encoding DUF488 domain-containing protein, giving the protein MMTIGHSTLSIEAFLRALRDSGVELLVDVRSRPGSRRHPQFGQEALFASLREAGIEPVWRKGLGGWREARKDSINTGWRVNSFRGYADHMQTAEFRREIDWLLAQDKPLAVMCAEAVPWQCHRSLIADAMLARGVVAEHIFVTPEGVSSRKPHELTRFAQVEGERVWYPAENGELFSGMLGADSNVEDL
- a CDS encoding DUF3467 domain-containing protein translates to MSQTITQPDNTKITLNKSADYRDSYANSVQVRLSVWDFFLVFGTLEQQSAEQVNIDNFQGIYLSPQQAKALNNLLSHNLAQYEQTFGTISLESSQQPGAPRFVPGNGPVH
- the rimI gene encoding ribosomal protein S18-alanine N-acetyltransferase, translated to MDLPSKSLEIRRATTDDLAEVLRLERSVPEAPHWDASVYRDILLQEPAGSTLQRALFVAVDHGQLAGFAVATVVADQAELESIAVDPQRRRLGVGRALSESVMAWAREAGARQILLEVRSANAVARALYGRLGFQETGLRRGYYSDPSDDAVLMSVSLSAAADL
- the lon gene encoding endopeptidase La, with translation MPSEFVSVIKPSEVRSGEDKGRSYPVLPVRDTVLFPHAVLPLTVGRESSIQLIQSLGEEKTILVVAQKDARQDQPDGGDLHVIGTRATVHKVVKMPNQSLFVFTEGTERVKIGNYTQTQPFLMAECEVLPEVEPETSPEAEAMQRNVVGQFQEIVTSSSTLSDDLQTIAINIEDSSRLSDFIASSLPFLSTTDKQELLETQDVKTRLEKINSHLAKEIEVQQLRNKIQTEVQDSVQQSQRDYYLREQMKAIQKELGDQDDTQKDIADLKEKIEAAGMPEDVKKDALKELGRLGRMNPAAADYSLTRNYVEWLAVLPWSKGSAGEVDIVHAQSVLDEDHYGLRKVKDRILDYLSVRRLKPDMKGPILCFVGPPGVGKTSLGRSIARALGRKFSRISLGGMHDEAEIRGHRRTYIGALPGQIIQHLKRVEVNDPVFMLDEIDKLGRDFRGDPSSALLETLDPEQNNTFRDNYLDQPFDLSKVLFICTANQLDPIPAPLLDRMEIIELTGYTEEEKVNIAEKYLIPRQIKENGISVDLIEFPTESVALIARHYTREAGVRRLEQLIGTVCRKLARKVAEGRTEKLVITPEIIHEFLGGIKVRVDTEIAERTKRAGVAVGLAWTPAGGDVLFIEANKMKGKGGFSITGQIGDVMKESMQAALTWVRSNATSLGLDEDVLKDIDLHIHVPAGAIPKDGPSAGVTMATALVSLLTDKPVRPLLAMTGEITLSGNVLPVGGIKEKFLAAKRAGVRDVILPIDVKSNVEEDLTADQVEGVTIHYASRIEDVLAVALPKSVKEAVQNEEVREEVLAAAQ
- the tsaB gene encoding tRNA (adenosine(37)-N6)-threonylcarbamoyltransferase complex dimerization subunit type 1 TsaB: MRLLLIDTCGDVGGVAVSEGETIAASETLPERGSSSALLPAVSRLLKEKGWTLAGLDGIGVVAGPGSFTGVRVGLAAAKGLCEAANLPLAAVSRLAVLVEATALEEGCVVLDAGRGEYYVRFVRQSEKAQDALCRREDLLARAEGNRVVIAEPKLVEVLASLSPELHLLSVGQALPVMLRVLQEGGSDVATTDANYVRGELDIYAKVPGALAKAGPV